In one window of Plasmodium berghei ANKA genome assembly, chromosome: 14 DNA:
- a CDS encoding ER membrane protein complex subunit 1, putative, whose amino-acid sequence MLSIFICFIIAFLSKLSLSENVLYSNISSLVGHINFVLPVPNLISDHVLVSSSNSNIGLLNYKTGILKNVLNYKKNEDIKKVHTNDKYTFVLITNRNLQGSEKNNFPNDDTYSYINVYTGEELYLLNIIEYKNETVIDFIVIDENVYVLLNDRISIRNVNDNSINSIIFKENNINSIYSKIIKKGYNNLSLLYVDSDLFCHLVLFDTINNKIIHKKKIINFQINNKLNNHVSVINNKNAIVIYNKKDIHIIELPNQENNNNGDIVYNYYYQKVNGENKDGEIEEETHDKSNFIMDNEMENLNIDEYFVIKLGNDEYISMYKTGKHTNADDNNIIKLIKQKVGENELIGYYLDKHNKKKLIYCEDKEGKIFVKSINEQNIINKRKRGEKDNNNTIAILNKGSNVYYHGELFIGLYDEEDKSSYFFSVYQDSSFSVYKNNDVHYTREEALSYVKQMHFYNFDHLKNKKNKSVNNLNISEFSILKELEKYLKNKISLFKKSYIEEIMKKKTQLSLVPFNFFYLTVNEKLAILNILINKNEQNGIKRKALIDTKGNDKNGLKKDNKVGSKDNNDSINIDNKDYKYEMMEKLIKNAIEKYETDQRSNYAKKSIVLVSTLNNFIFAIHLYTGLILYKIDMNPIKGVNSMISLKNKQCSYSLNKNNWSEYEEGGKLVFLNNVSKGDNSVTTFNRIDGSINQPNELSLFKSFSKDSVLLILKTNFISHIIIFDILTTDIIFERKLNSFVIQNLFIYTNGNNKSIIVVDKMLRAKMIPIENVVDKKEKAPQNGAITKVDLENEEFYFYTVNSEKKAIQGYRIIGSNNNNKYTTNNDIDLRVIETYFINMNTEQIEVYGKSLTKQKDIFYPIKINKDASICYKYINNNIITYVTKTENYNNSISSIAYTIYIIDGVTGTLIHSKTLDKHARPPFHIIINENIVVLHFYNANINKYVIKAFELLLDKKDPGFINLISSKKEKIVDLFDVKNVIIKEQNYIIDHNIKSFTFTETKRGITNKHLLLLLDTNKIAMVNLTGENKEPTYKNLNIFITNKNILYNSKGFVSNESMLESTTLIFSWGDYFYFTSYQPNGSFDTMDSFSIFFLLFLIISVFIATYFSYIKRKNKIINAKWA is encoded by the exons atgttaagtatttttatatgcttTATTATAGCATTTCTATCAAAATTATCACTATCAGAAAATGTACTATACTCAAATATTTCATCTTTAGTAGGTCACataaattttgtattaCCAGTACCAAATTTAATAAGTGACCATGTACTTGTTTCAAGTTCTAATAGCAACATCGGATTGctaaattataaaacag GAATactaaaaaatgtattaaattataaaaaaaatgaagatataaaaaaggtacatacaaatgataaatatacatttgtATTGATTACAAACAGAAATTTGCAAGGaagtgaaaaaaacaattttccAAATGATGAtacatattcatatattaatgtatATACGGGGGAAGaactttatttattaaatattattgaatataaaaatgagaCGGTTATCGATTTTATAGTTATTGATGAAAAcgtatatgttttattaaatgacAGAATAAGTATAAGAAATGTAAATGATAATTCGATCAATTCAATAATTTTCAAAgagaataatataaattctatttattcaaaaattattaaaaaaggatataataatttatcttTGTTATATGTGGATAGCGATTTGTTTTGTCATTTAGTTTTATTTGACactataaataataaaattatacataaaaaaaaaattattaactttcaaataaataataaacttAATAATCATGTTAGtgtaataaataacaaaaatgcaattgttatatataataaaaaggatATCCACATTATTGAATTGCCAAACCAggaaaataacaataatggCGACattgtttataattattattatcaaaaagTAAATGGCGAAAACAAGGATGGAGAAATAGAAGAAGAAACACACGATAAGTCTAACTTTATTATGGATAATGAAATGGAAAACTTAAACATAGACGAATATTTTGTGATAAAGCTTGGAAACgatgaatatatttccatGTATAAAACTGGAAAGCATACAAACGCAGATGataataacataataaaattgataaaacAAAAGGTGGGGGAAAACGAGCTCATAGGATATTATTTAGATAAGCATAACAAAAAGAAGCTAATATACTGCGAGGATAAAGAAggtaaaatatttgttaaatCGATAAATGagcaaaatattataaataaaagaaaacgtggagaaaaagataataataatactattgcaattttaaataaaggGAGCAATGTTTATTATCATGGAGAATTATTTATTGGGCTATATGATGAAGAAGATAAAAGTAGCTATTTCTTTAGTGTTTACCAGGACTCTTCTTTTTcggtatataaaaacaatgaTGTGCATTATACTAGAGAAGAAGCTTTATCATATGTAAAACAaatgcatttttataattttgatcatttaaaaaataagaaaaataaaagtgtaaataatttaaatatatcgGAATTTAGCATATTGAAAGAgttagaaaaatatttaaaaaataaaataagtttatttaaaaaatcatacATAGAagaaataatgaaaaaaaaaactcaATTGTCATTAGTGCCatttaatttcttttaCTTAACtgttaatgaaaaattagcgattctaaatattttgattaaTAAGAACGAACAAAATGgcataaaaagaaaagctCTTATTGATACAAAAGggaatgataaaaatggtTTAAAAAAGGATAATAAGGTAGGCTCaaaagataataatgattCTATTAATATCGATAACAAAGATTATAAATACGAAATGAtggaaaaattaattaaaaatgcgatagaaaaatatgaaactGATCAACGTTCGaattatgcaaaaaaatCAATTGTGCTTGTATCgacattaaataattttatatttgcaatacatttatatactggattaattttatataaaattgatatGAATCCTATTAAAGGCGTAAATAGTATGATATCCTTAAAAAACAAGCAATGTTCCTATAgtttgaataaaaataactgGTCTGAATATGAGGAAGGAGGGAAATTAGTATTTCTTAACAATGTATCTAAAGGGGATAATAGTGTCACTACTTTTAATCGCATAGATGGATCTATAAATCAACCAAATGAATTAAGCTTGTTTAAGAGTTTTTCTAAAGACTCTGTTTTacttattttaaaaacgAATTTTATATcccatataataatatttgatATACTAACAACagatataatttttgaaagaaaattaaattCGTTCGTAATTCAAAacctttttatttatactaatggaaataataaaagtataataGTTGTAGATAAAATGTTAAGAGCAAAAATGATACCTATTGAAAATGTCGTAgataaaaaagagaaaGCACCACAAAATGGAGCTATAACAAAAGTCGATctagaaaatgaagaattttacttttataCTGTTaatagtgaaaaaaaagcgATCCAAGGATACAGAATAATTGGGtcaaataataacaataaatatacaactaataatgatattgaTTTAAGAGTAATTGaaacttattttataaatatgaataccGAACAAATAGAAGTTTATGGAAAATCTCTGACTAAGCAAAAGGATATTTTTTACCctattaaaataaacaaagaTGCTTCTAtatgttataaatatattaacaataatattataacatATGTTACAAAAactgaaaattataataatagcaTTTCTTCTATTGCTTacactatatatattattgacGGAGTCACTGGAACCCTGATTCACTCCAAAACTTTAGATAAACACGCACGACCACCATtccatataattataaatgaaaatatagttgtgcttcatttttataatgcaaatataaataaatatgttataaAAGCATTTGAACTATTATTAGATAAAAAAGATCCTggatttattaatttaattagttcaaaaaaagaaaaaattgttgATCTTTTTGatgttaaaaatgttataataaaggaacaaaattatatcataGACCATAATATTAAGTCATTTACTTTTACAGAAACAAAAAGAGGaataacaaataaacatttattACTTTTGCTAGACACTAATAAAATCGCTATGGTCAATTTAACCGGCGAAAATAAAGAACCcacttataaaaatttaaatatatttattacaaataaaaatattttatataattcaaaagGTTTTGTTTCAAATGAAAGTATGCTAGAATCGACAAcacttattttttcatggggtgattatttttattttacttcGTATCAGCCAAACGGGTCTTTTGATACTATGGACAGTTTTagtattttctttttattatttttaataatttctGTGTTTATAGCGACATACTTTTcgtatattaaaagaaaaaataaaattattaatgcTAAATGGGCATAA
- a CDS encoding mitochondrial carrier protein, putative: MTNTKDNNINESQSLNEVKKRTLNFMISSSIILCILHPLDTIKTRKQIYKIYKNSYPYYYNNKYNLFYILKKEKIESLYRGLVASLITTGVSHGVFRFIYDTLNYRIFHGLNKEKKAYTKDENFLDTKNVNYQENSRNRPNTNSMKSENNAEVIEDNKVKKNINSNYNNNDAISKANKNMNYYILTSCVSSIIGAFFLHPIWLIKTKIECTINLNYKFLNYKDRITNKRYQIYEPKNKSCFSRTTAHVIKLLNASNNMQRYTNFPKNCKKIRYIISNNGNKNGNFFRWYKNNFIYNKSTKVSSKYNSISYINKKMINTSFSNYSKIKKYILHNYILYKYHPISFTGNRQKMASNMITNLRKRFYKRYILYSKIPVNNNTILRIFKREECKNSLSSIYVYKNYFQFIYSIYKKEKLSSFYKGFLASLLLTPHVAIQFFTYEYLTQCINAEYIQKLFKDRNLSIEENTVSKILPFIYGVISKYISIIITYPLYTIKMRQQVQMKHFGFLNVVLNIYKTEGIKAYYTGITTHLLRNCLQNGSLFFIFEYLNNEKS; this comes from the coding sequence ATGACAAATACTAaggataataatattaatgaatcACAATCACTCAATGaggtaaaaaaaagaacgctaaattttatgatttcttcttctataattttatgcatattacATCCGTTAGATACTATAAAAACAAGAaagcaaatatataaaatatataaaaactcTTAcccatattattataataataaatataatttattttatatattaaaaaaagaaaaaatagaaagTTTATACCGTGGTTTAGTAGCTAGCTTAATTACTACAGGTGTTTCTCATGGCGTGTTTCGCTTTATTTATGATACATTAAATTATCGTATTTTTCACGgtttaaataaagaaaagaaGGCTTATACAAAAGACGAAAACTTTTTGGATACAAAAAATGTCAATTATCAAGAAAATAGCAGAAATAGACCAAATACGAATAGCATGAAGAGCGAAAATAATGCTGAAGTAATAGAAGATAATAAGgtgaagaaaaatataaactccaattataataataatgatgcAATAAGCAAagcaaataaaaacatgaaTTATTACATTCTTACAAGTTGTGTAAGTTCAATAATTGGGGCTTTCTTTCTTCACCCTATATGGTTAATAAAAACTAAAATCGAATGCacaataaatttaaattataaatttttaaattataaagatagaattacaaataaaagatatcaaatatatgaacCCAAAAATAAATCCTGTTTCTCGAGAACTACTGCGCACGTGATTAAACTGTTAAATGCTTCTAATAATATGCAAAGGTATACAAATTTTCCAAAAAactgtaaaaaaataagataCATTATAAGTAATAATGGAAACAAAAATGGAAATTTCTTTAGGTGgtataaaaacaatttcatatataataaaagtaCCAAAGTTAGTTctaaatataattcaatttcttatattaataaaaaaatgataaacacatctttttcaaattatagtaaaataaaaaaatatattctgcataattacattttatacaaatatcATCCTATATCATTCACAGGAAATAGACAAAAAATGGCTAGTAATATGATCACCAATTTACGAAAAAGATTTTATAAAAgatacatattatattcaaaaatacCAGTTAATAACAATACAATATTgagaatatttaaaagagAGGAATGTAAAAATTCTTTGAGCtctatttatgtatataaaaattatttccaatttatatatagtatatataaaaaagaaaaattgtCATCATTTTATAAAGGGTTTTTGGCTTCCTTATTATTAACACCGCATGTAGCtattcaattttttacttatgaatatttaacGCAATGTATCAATGCtgaatatatacaaaaattatttaaagaCAGAAATCTTAGTATTGAAGAAAATACAGTATCCAAAATTTTACCATTTATATATGGTgttatatcaaaatatatttctattattattacatatcCTTTATATACGATAAAAATGAGACAACAAGTGCAAATGAAGCATTTTGGGTTTTTAAATGTAGTACTTAACATTTATAAAACCGAAGGAATTAAAGCTTATTATACAGGAATTACCACGCATTTGTTAAGGAACTGTTTACAAAACGgatctcttttttttatttttgagtatttaaataatgaaaagtCATGA